In Halorhabdus tiamatea SARL4B, a genomic segment contains:
- a CDS encoding ISH6 family transposase: protein MHATIDVRLTVSIDDDKTIPLATLAEFITDQNIESVLLEGLVESLDAARVEALCGEKHAHGNGDQRYQRAGTDTRTAVTTAGEHEFDLHYVEDTAADHDEPSYFRPVEDVLSFDGENRYQQDIAAKSVDLATSLSYRDAADHGDGILSEMPSPTTINRRAREYGSKLKQFLPDCVADTDADAVIPDATKCHSQDDDRSYHSVQATLGKDTAEESRSLLDLSVNADWDETAADLDDIDAVTDDATVVSDAEEGMVTAFTDENRNHQLDLVHVGRTLDYNLWDDGVFSLDRRNEIVSEVIDEVFHLKNSVAKHRPEEEFAAIRERIARTTERIEKTAWQLDQYGSEKAAGYLRRWVPSIVTFAEQAVEGFEVPWTSNPVERLMGEVSKRCKNQWMRWTTEGLEAILQLRLVKYADPEHYQAFLDELLQRSTKTAMSCDLSIESTRGKL from the coding sequence ATGCACGCCACAATCGACGTGCGGTTGACCGTTAGCATCGACGACGACAAAACGATACCGCTGGCCACGCTTGCCGAGTTCATCACCGATCAGAACATCGAATCAGTTCTTCTCGAAGGACTCGTCGAGAGCCTCGACGCGGCTCGCGTCGAGGCGCTCTGTGGTGAAAAACACGCCCACGGCAACGGTGACCAGCGCTACCAACGCGCCGGTACCGATACCCGCACGGCCGTCACAACCGCCGGTGAGCACGAATTCGACCTTCACTACGTCGAAGATACCGCCGCTGACCACGACGAACCCAGCTACTTCCGCCCCGTCGAAGATGTTCTTAGCTTCGACGGAGAAAACCGTTATCAGCAGGACATTGCGGCCAAGAGCGTCGATCTCGCTACCTCGCTCAGCTATCGTGACGCCGCTGACCACGGCGACGGCATCCTCTCGGAGATGCCGTCGCCGACCACGATCAACCGCCGCGCCAGAGAATACGGCAGCAAGCTCAAACAGTTCCTTCCAGACTGTGTCGCTGACACAGACGCTGATGCGGTTATTCCTGACGCCACGAAGTGTCACAGTCAAGACGACGACCGCTCGTACCACTCCGTCCAAGCCACGCTCGGCAAAGATACTGCCGAGGAGTCCCGCTCCCTGCTGGATCTCTCGGTCAACGCTGACTGGGACGAGACAGCCGCCGACCTCGACGACATCGACGCAGTCACTGACGACGCGACGGTCGTCAGTGACGCTGAGGAGGGTATGGTCACGGCCTTTACCGACGAAAATCGCAATCACCAACTTGATCTCGTCCACGTCGGCCGAACACTGGACTACAACCTCTGGGACGACGGCGTGTTCTCCTTGGATCGACGAAACGAGATCGTCTCGGAGGTGATCGACGAGGTGTTCCATCTGAAGAATTCGGTCGCCAAGCACCGGCCGGAAGAGGAGTTCGCGGCGATCCGCGAGCGGATCGCGCGAACGACCGAGCGTATCGAGAAGACAGCGTGGCAGTTGGATCAGTACGGGTCAGAGAAGGCTGCGGGGTATCTTCGGCGGTGGGTGCCGTCGATCGTGACGTTTGCCGAGCAGGCTGTCGAGGGGTTCGAGGTGCCGTGGACCTCGAACCCCGTCGAACGGCTGATGGGCGAAGTCAGCAAGCGATGCAAGAACCAGTGGATGCGCTGGACAACGGAGGGATTAGAGGCGATACTCCAGCTTCGGCTGGTGAAGTACGCTGATCCAGAGCACTACCAGGCGTTCCTTGATGAACTGCTCCAGCGATCGACCAAAACAGCAATGAGCTGTGACCTCTCAATTGAGAGTACCAGAGGCAAACTCTAG